The genomic region TTTTTTAATTGTAATGCCTTCAATTTCCACACGAAGTTTTTTCTTTAAAATATTAGTAACTGGTCCTTTAAAACCACGGTGTTTACCAGCAATAACTAATACTTGGTCACCTTTTTTAATTTTTATTTTTATCATCTTATATCACCTCAGTTGCTAAAGAAGCAATTTTATTAAATCCTGCTTCTTTTACTTCTCTAGCAATCGGACCAAAAATTCTTGTTCCTCTTGGCATTTTATCATCTCTAATAAGAACAGCTGCATTTTCCGAAAACTTAATATATGTACCATCACTTCTGCGAACAGCTTTTTTAGTACGAACAATAACAGCTTTAACAACTTGTCCCTTTTTAACAGTTCCCCCCGGTGTTGCTTGTTTAACTGAACAAACAATAACATCACCAACACTTGTAAATTTACGAACCGAACCACCTAAGTTCCGAATTACTAAAATTACTTTTGCTCCTGTATTATCAGCGACCCTTAATTGAGACTCAGTTTGAATCATAATCTATACTTCCTTTTCTATAAAATAATTGCTTTTTCAACAATTTTTACTAAACGAAAGCGTTTAGTTGCTGATAATGGTCTTGTTTCCATAATTAAAACACGATCACCCTCTTGGGAAGAATTGTCTTGATCATGAGCTTTAAACTTTTTTGAATATTTAACGCGTTTTTTATATATCGGATCATTTTTATATGTTTCTACTAAAACAGTAATTGTCTTCTCCATTTTACTAGAAACAACAATACCCGTATAAACTTTACGGTTATTTCTTTCCATCATTATCGCCTCGCTTTTCATCAGTTTTTGTATTAGGGGTTATTGTTGCTGCTTTAGATTTAGTAACTTTTGCTGTTTTAACACTAGATTCTTTACTATCTTTACTTGTTATCGGCTTAGAAGCTTTCTTTTCTTCCATAACTGGTGCTCCACCATCTTTAACTTTTTTAATTTCCTTTGCCACTAATTTTTGATTTTCCAGTTCAATTTGTTCAGTAACAACATCATCTTGCTTTTCAACAACTAATTTCTTTTCTTTAAGTTTTGCTTTCTCTTCAACAACTTTAGTTTTTTGATGAATTTCTTTTTGTAATGTTTCAGAAATAATAACTTTTTGTTGATTCAATGGTTTAACAACTTCACCAGCATCTTTTCTCATTTGTAAATGCGTTAATATTCTAGCAACTTCTCTTCGTAATTCTTTAATCCGATGAGGCTTTTCTAATTGTCCAGTTGCTGATTGAAATCTTAAGGCAAACAATTCTGCTTTTAATTCTTCAGCACGATGTTGTAAATCATTAATGCTTTTATCTTTAAATATCTTCTTTGCCATTATTCTTCACCTCGTTTAACGATTTTACATCTGATTGGTAATTTATGCATTGCCAGTCTTAATGCCTCTCTTGCTACTTCTTCAGTAACACCAGCAACTTCAAACATAATTCGTCCTTTTTTAACAACAGCAACAAACTCTTCAGGAGACCCTTTTCCAGAACCCATTCGCACTTCAAGTGGCTTTTTAGTTTTCGCCATCTGCGGAAAAATATTAATTCAAACTTTTCCGCCTCGTTTCATATATCTTGTCGCTGCAATTCTTGCTGCTTCAATTTGTTTTGAAGTAATTCAAAGACCTTGTAATTCAGGTTTTTTTTGTACTTGATCAGTATTGACAACAATACTTCTTTTAGGCATAACTAATTTGCCAACTGCTTGTAATCCATATTCACCAAACGAAACCTTAGTTCCTCTTGTTGCTTTGCCTTCATAAGAAACACGATGCGGACGGCGATATTTAGTTCGTTTTGGCATTAACATAATTACTTCGCCTCCTTAACAGAATTTTTCTTTTCTGGTAAAATTTCACCCTTATAAATTCAAACCTTAATTCCAATCAAACCATAAGTTGTTAACGCTGATGCTTTAGCATAATCAATATCACTTCGCAAAGTTGCCAAGGGAACACTTCCTTCAGCATAACCCTCACTACGAGCCATATCAACACCGCCAAGTCTTCCCGACACTAAAGTTTTAATTCCCTTCGCTCCAGCTTTCATTGCTTTACGGATTGCTAATTTTTGTATCGTTCTAAACGATGCCCGATTAACAATTTGTTGCGCCATATTTTCAGCAACAAGTTGGGCATTCAAATCAGGAACTTTGATATCAACAACATTAATCTTAATGTCTAATTTACTATTAGTTGTCAAACCAATTGCGCGCCGAATAGCTTTAATAATATTTTCAATATTTAAACCTTCTTGTCCTAAGACAACACCCGGACGCGAAGAATGAATGAACAGCGTAATATTTTCTTTCGTGCGTTCAATTTCAACTTTAGCAATTGCTGCATTTTTCCATTTTTTCAAAATTACTTTACGAATTTTAATATCAGAATGTAATCAATTAGCAAAATTTTTATCTTTAGCATATCATCTTGAGTCTCAGTCTTTATTAATACCAAGTCGTAATCCATGTGGACTTGCCTTTTGCCCCATTATTGATTACCTCCCTTTTTGTCTGTTACGACAATTGTAATGTGACTAGTTCTTTTTAATATTTTATAAGCTTGTCCATGATCTGATGGTCGAAACCGTTTTAAAGTTGCACCCTCACTCACTAAAACCTCTTTAATTAATAACGCATCCCCATCCATCGCATAATTATTTACCGCATTAGCAATAGCCGATTTTAGAAGTTTAAGTACTGGCTCACTAGCTTTTTTATTAGTATTCATTAAAATCGCTAAAGCATCAGTAACTGGTTTTCTTCTTATTAATTCAGCAATTAATTGCACCTTTCTGGGGGCAATTCTAATTGTTCTTAAAATAGCTTTTGCTTCCATATTTTAAACTCCTTACTATTTCTTCTTCTTATCATTTCCGTGCCCACCAAACGATCTTGTTGGTGCAAATTCACCAAATTTATGACCAACCATATCTTCAGTTACAAAAACCGGAACATGCTTTCTACCATCATGAACAGCAACTGTATGATTAATGAAGGCAGGAGAAATAGTAGAGCGACGCGATCAAGTTTTCATTACTTCTCTTTTATTATTACTATTCAACAACTCAACTTTTTTCAATAAATGTGACGCAATATATGGTCCTTTTTTTAATGATCTTCCCATCCTTAACGATTTCCTTTCATAAGCATTACCCTATTTTTTCTTTCTTCTAATAATTAATTTTGTTGAAGCCTTACGAGGATTACGAGTTTTCATCCCCAATGTCTTCTTACCTCAAGGTGTTACAGGAGCTACTCTTCCAATCGGCGCTTTTCCTTCACCACCACCATGTGGATGATCATTAGGATTCATAACTGAACCTCTAACCGTCGGACGAATTCCTCTTCAACGATTTCTTCCAGCTTTTCCTCAATTAACTAAGTTCCGATCTTCATTACCAACTTCACCAATTGTTGCTCGACAAGATGCTAATATCTTGCGAACCTCACCAGAATTTAAACGAATCGTAACATAACGACCACTTTCATCTTTTCCTAATAATTGAGCACTAGTTCCCGCGCTTCTAGCTAATTGACCACCTTTTAAAGGTCGCAATTCAATATTATGAACTACTGTCCCCTCAGGCATTTTTCCCATTGGCATATTATTACCAACTTTAATATCCATCAGCGGACCACTAACAATTTCCATTCCCACTTCAAGAGTTTTAGGTGCTAAAATATATCTTTTTTCACCATCAAGATAATTAACTAATGAAATAAACGCATTACGATTAGGATCATACTCAATACTTGCTACTTTACCAATAATATTGTCTTTATCGCGTTTAAAATCAATAATACGATATTTTCTTTTATGACCGCCACCTTTATGACGCGTAGTAATAATTCCCCGATTATTCCGACCAGATTTCCTATTTAATGTAGTTAATAACGATTTCTCTGGTTTATCAGTTGTTAAAACTGAATAATCAAGAGTTGTCATATTACGACGACCATTAGTAACTGGTTTATATTTCTTTATTGCCATAACTCTTACTCCTTAATATTATTCGTTATTAAATAACTCTAATTTTTCACCTGGTTTTAAAGTAAAAATCGCTCTTTTACTAGCATTAGTTAATCCTTCAAACCGTCCCATTTTTTTAGCTTTTGGTTTCTTTTTAATAATATTTACCTTAAGAACTTTTACTTCAAAAATAGTTTCAAATGCTTTTTTAATTTGTGTCTTATTAGCCTTATAATTAACTTCAAAAGTATATTTACCATCAACATTAATTTTTAAATATGACTTTTCTGTTAAGACTGGCTTTTTAATTACTTTGGTAATATGCATTATGCCAATACCCCCTCAATGTTTACTAACGCCTCTAAAGTTATTAATAACTTATTAGCGTGCAATAAATCATAAATATTTAAACTACTAGCAGCAATGACATTAAATTTTGCAATATTACTTGCTGATTTAACAATCATTTCATCAGCTACTTTAGTAATTAATAATGTTTTATTATCCACTAACTTTAAATTTTGACAAATTTGTAAAACTGCCTTTGTTGAATATTTTTCTAAACTAATAGTATCAACAATAATAAGTTCATTATTTTGTGCTTTTAAAGATAACGCCGATTTTAATGCTAACTTTCTTACTTTCCGATTAACATGCAATTTATAATTTTTCTCAACTGTCGGACCAAATACAATTCCCCCACCTTTTCATTGTGGCGAACGAATTGAACCTTGTCTGGCTCGGCCTGTTCCCTTTTGCTTTCATGGTTTTTTACCACCACCACTAACTTCACCACGAGTTTTAGTTTGATGTGTTCCCTGTCTTCAAGACGCTTGTTGAGCAATTGTCGCATCAAACATTGCTTGTTGATGAGGCGTAATATTTCAAACTTTCTCATTTAAACTAACATCTTTAACAACATTACCATTAATATCTAATACTTGTAACTTCATCATTTTTTCTCCTTAATAATTATGCTGCTGGGGCAACGCTACTAACATCTACTGTAGTAGTTTCAACAGGTGGTTGATTGTTAACTAAATTTGGTGGTGTTTTTGTTTTTAAGCCCTTAATCGCTTCAGTAATAACAACAAACTGTTTTTTAGGTCCTGGAATTGAACCTTTAACTAATAGCGCATTCTTAGCAACATCAATATGAATTACTTGCAAATTTTGCATTGTAACTTGTTGATGTCCCATTCTTCCTGGCATCTTTTTTCCTTTAAAAATTCGGTTCGGAGCAATCGCACCCATTGAACCAATTTCACGATGAAATCCAGAACCATGAGCCATCGGCCCTCTTGAATAATTATGGCGTTTAATAACTCCTGCAAAGCCTTTACCCTTGCTAATGGCTCGCACATCCACTAATTCACCAGGAGTGAAAATATCACAATTAATAATATCTCCCATATTAAACCCTGACATTTCACGAATCTCTTTACTAAACCTTTTCGGAGTTGTCTGAGCTCTTTTAAAATGTCCTGTCAATGGTTTATTAACTAAATTAGCTCTTTTATCTTCTACCGCTAATTGCAACGAAGTATAACCATTTTTTTCTGCTGTTTTAACATCAGTAACAACATTAGGTTGCACTTCAATAACTGTTACGGGAATTATCTTTCCTTCAACAGTAAAGACCTGACTCATAGCAATTTTTCTGCCTAAAATTCCTTTCATAAGAATTTTACCGTCCTTTCCAACTTATCATTATTGTGTATATCATTGCCTTTTAAAATATATTTCTAAAAGGTTGACTAGGTAATTGCATTTAATTTAATCTCAATATCCACACCACTCGGTAGTTGTAATCTTGATAAACTATTTACAGTTTTTGGCGTTGGATTAATAATATCAACGATTCTATTATGAGTTCGAATTTCAAACTGTTCACGAGCATCTTTATGTTTATGAACAGATCGTAAAACAGTATAAATTTCTCTTTTGGTTGGCAAAGGAATCGGTCCCTTAACTTTTGCTCCCGTCAATTGCGCTGCTTGAACAATTTTAAAAATTGACTGGTCAACAGTTTTGCTATCATAACCACATAAACGAATTCTAATTTTTTGAGCCATAACACGGTCTCCTTCCTGAATTAAAAATTACTTTTGCTACAACGCTTCTTGGCGTATCAATAATGGTACATATAATATACACAGTTAAATATTATACACTATTCCTTAGCAATTAAAAATATATTTAACACGCTGGGTCGCGTTTAGTTTTCTTAAGTATTTTTAAAAAAAGAAAAAATAATCATTTACTATAAATTATTTCAATATGCAAATTAAGTATATATTTCTTATGTATGATTTTTTTTGTAAAAAATTATTTTAATGTTGTTTTTATAAGCATTTTAGTGAGTTTTTATAACCTTTTATTAAGATTATGTTTGTTAATATTAAATATTTTGTTTTATTACTTATTTTTTAGA from Spiroplasma endosymbiont of Lonchoptera lutea harbors:
- the rplN gene encoding 50S ribosomal protein L14 gives rise to the protein MIQTESQLRVADNTGAKVILVIRNLGGSVRKFTSVGDVIVCSVKQATPGGTVKKGQVVKAVIVRTKKAVRRSDGTYIKFSENAAVLIRDDKMPRGTRIFGPIAREVKEAGFNKIASLATEVI
- the rpsQ gene encoding 30S ribosomal protein S17; this translates as MMERNNRKVYTGIVVSSKMEKTITVLVETYKNDPIYKKRVKYSKKFKAHDQDNSSQEGDRVLIMETRPLSATKRFRLVKIVEKAIIL
- the rpmC gene encoding 50S ribosomal protein L29, whose translation is MAKKIFKDKSINDLQHRAEELKAELFALRFQSATGQLEKPHRIKELRREVARILTHLQMRKDAGEVVKPLNQQKVIISETLQKEIHQKTKVVEEKAKLKEKKLVVEKQDDVVTEQIELENQKLVAKEIKKVKDGGAPVMEEKKASKPITSKDSKESSVKTAKVTKSKAATITPNTKTDEKRGDNDGKK
- the rplP gene encoding 50S ribosomal protein L16, with amino-acid sequence MLMPKRTKYRRPHRVSYEGKATRGTKVSFGEYGLQAVGKLVMPKRSIVVNTDQVQKKPELQGLWITSKQIEAARIAATRYMKRGGKVWINIFPQMAKTKKPLEVRMGSGKGSPEEFVAVVKKGRIMFEVAGVTEEVAREALRLAMHKLPIRCKIVKRGEE
- the rpsC gene encoding 30S ribosomal protein S3, with translation MGQKASPHGLRLGINKDWDSRWYAKDKNFANWLHSDIKIRKVILKKWKNAAIAKVEIERTKENITLFIHSSRPGVVLGQEGLNIENIIKAIRRAIGLTTNSKLDIKINVVDIKVPDLNAQLVAENMAQQIVNRASFRTIQKLAIRKAMKAGAKGIKTLVSGRLGGVDMARSEGYAEGSVPLATLRSDIDYAKASALTTYGLIGIKVWIYKGEILPEKKNSVKEAK
- the rplV gene encoding 50S ribosomal protein L22, with translation MEAKAILRTIRIAPRKVQLIAELIRRKPVTDALAILMNTNKKASEPVLKLLKSAIANAVNNYAMDGDALLIKEVLVSEGATLKRFRPSDHGQAYKILKRTSHITIVVTDKKGGNQ
- the rpsS gene encoding 30S ribosomal protein S19; translated protein: MGRSLKKGPYIASHLLKKVELLNSNNKREVMKTWSRRSTISPAFINHTVAVHDGRKHVPVFVTEDMVGHKFGEFAPTRSFGGHGNDKKKK
- the rplB gene encoding 50S ribosomal protein L2 translates to MAIKKYKPVTNGRRNMTTLDYSVLTTDKPEKSLLTTLNRKSGRNNRGIITTRHKGGGHKRKYRIIDFKRDKDNIIGKVASIEYDPNRNAFISLVNYLDGEKRYILAPKTLEVGMEIVSGPLMDIKVGNNMPMGKMPEGTVVHNIELRPLKGGQLARSAGTSAQLLGKDESGRYVTIRLNSGEVRKILASCRATIGEVGNEDRNLVNWGKAGRNRWRGIRPTVRGSVMNPNDHPHGGGEGKAPIGRVAPVTPWGKKTLGMKTRNPRKASTKLIIRRKKK
- the rplW gene encoding 50S ribosomal protein L23 — encoded protein: MHITKVIKKPVLTEKSYLKINVDGKYTFEVNYKANKTQIKKAFETIFEVKVLKVNIIKKKPKAKKMGRFEGLTNASKRAIFTLKPGEKLELFNNE
- the rplD gene encoding 50S ribosomal protein L4 produces the protein MKLQVLDINGNVVKDVSLNEKVWNITPHQQAMFDATIAQQASWRQGTHQTKTRGEVSGGGKKPWKQKGTGRARQGSIRSPQWKGGGIVFGPTVEKNYKLHVNRKVRKLALKSALSLKAQNNELIIVDTISLEKYSTKAVLQICQNLKLVDNKTLLITKVADEMIVKSASNIAKFNVIAASSLNIYDLLHANKLLITLEALVNIEGVLA
- the rplC gene encoding 50S ribosomal protein L3; this translates as MKGILGRKIAMSQVFTVEGKIIPVTVIEVQPNVVTDVKTAEKNGYTSLQLAVEDKRANLVNKPLTGHFKRAQTTPKRFSKEIREMSGFNMGDIINCDIFTPGELVDVRAISKGKGFAGVIKRHNYSRGPMAHGSGFHREIGSMGAIAPNRIFKGKKMPGRMGHQQVTMQNLQVIHIDVAKNALLVKGSIPGPKKQFVVITEAIKGLKTKTPPNLVNNQPPVETTTVDVSSVAPAA
- the rpsJ gene encoding 30S ribosomal protein S10 yields the protein MAQKIRIRLCGYDSKTVDQSIFKIVQAAQLTGAKVKGPIPLPTKREIYTVLRSVHKHKDAREQFEIRTHNRIVDIINPTPKTVNSLSRLQLPSGVDIEIKLNAIT